The Corythoichthys intestinalis isolate RoL2023-P3 chromosome 1, ASM3026506v1, whole genome shotgun sequence genome has a segment encoding these proteins:
- the LOC130914824 gene encoding E3 ubiquitin-protein ligase NEDD4-like — protein MANRLRLDFASRRSHTDPLSDCFSNHGEESGVILSAGTPKESLAHSSLHFKVTSLSPDYGNFQRYSSVLIPRVNKGACSQKSVVQISLQPCGMLSGDLDGDPGSSEAGAVAGSDGGSCSSSMASDAGYWSSNSIFEPETPEKHRNTQEKSVLCRKSKVPLRRCSSLVIFPKSPCSTPPSSPVNPVARGPFQGLIADSSWNDEELIWKDSATSASGQHCLKGNSSSDCRDTKHMVHFNIPLQDKPKCKAADVSRSRSVLLHFAQKPVTTGKLTEVHAEYPDTPYPVIDPETKCDPKKKLYRSTSACLFSSVKPSEEKHCASEKGQGRLEENHCHRAIQRSFSLEVPYANTGISCHVSNTKLGSTYSPHVHIHLSPCCPTKLPNLPNDAEKSRDGNSTTNNLSLSAKVSFFD, from the coding sequence ATGGCAAACCGGCTCCGTTTGGACTTCGCGTCAAGGAGAAGCCACACCGACCCGCTGTCAGACTGTTTCAGCAACCATGGTGAGGAGAGCGGAGTCATTTTGTCAGCTGGTACCCCCAAAGAGAGTCTGGCGCACAGTTCTCTACACTTCAAGGTGACTTCGCTGTCACCGGACTATGGAAATTTCCAAAGATATTCTTCAGTTTTAATACCAAGGGTTAACAAAGGGGCATGTAGCCAAAAAAGTGTCGTGCAGATCTCATTACAGCCCTGTGGTATGCTCAGTGGAGACCTGGATGGAGATCCTGGTAGCAGTGAAGCTGGAGCTGTGGCAGGCTCTGATGGAGGTTCGTGTAGCAGCAGTATGGCCAGCGATGCCGGGTACTGGAGTAGCAACAGTATATTTGAACCAGAGACCCCAGAGAAGCACAGGAACACCCAAGAGAAGAGCGTGCTCTGCCGCAAGTCCAAGGTCCCCTTGAGACGTTGTTCCTCCTTGGTTATATTTCCAAAGAGTCCTTGCAGCACGCCGCCGTCTTCTCCGGTAAACCCTGTCGCGAGAGGACCTTTCCAGGGCCTTATCGCTGATTCTTCATGGAATGATGAGGAATTAATCTGGAAGGATTCTGCCACATCTGCAAGTGGCCAACATTGTCTCAAAGGAAACTCTTCATCTGATTGTCGGGACACCAAACATATGGTACACTTCAATATTCCTCTCCAAGACAAACCTAAATGCAAAGCGGCGGACGTTAGTCGCTCAAGAAGTGTTCTGCTACACTTTGCCCAGAAACCAGTTACGACTGGGAAATTGACTGAAGTCCATGCGGAATATCCCGACACTCCCTACCCAGTTATAGATCCTGAGACTAAATGTGACCCTAAGAAAAAACTGTACCGTAGTACTTCAGCTTGTTTGTTTTCATCCGTGAAACCATCAGAGGAAAAGCACTGTGCCTCAGAAAAAGGGCAGGGAAGGTTAGAGGAAAACCATTGTCATCGCGCCATACAACGGAGCTTTTCTTTGGAAGTGCCCTATGCAAACACTGGGATTTCCTGTCATGTTTCCAACACAAAACTCGGGAGTACATACTCTCCACACGTGCATATTCATCTGTCTCCATGCTGTCCAACTAAGTTGCCAAACTTACCTAATGATGCAGAGAAAAGCAGGGATGGGAACAGTACTACAAATAACTTAAGTTTAAGTGCTAAGGTGAGTTTCTTTGATTGA